GCTTCGCCGGCAGCTGAAGCATTGCACGCAGCGCACGCTGACCAATCAGTTGCGGGAACTGGAGGCGAACGGGCTGATCCATCGGGAGATCTATCCCGAGGTGCCCCCACGGGTGGAATACAGCCTGACGCCGCGCGGCCGCACGCTCGAGCCCGTCATCCTCGCACTGAAGGCCTGGGGCGAGGAGCACGTCATCGACCCCGCTTCACAGGCGGCCTGAACGGCGTCCGGGCCGGCGGAGACGATCGGGCCCGGCACGATCCCGTCGGCATGATTTCGCCGCCGGAAGCCTGAACGCGCGTTACAGCACCTTCGACAGGAATGCCTGGGTGCGGGCCTGCTGGGGGTTCTCGAAGATCGCCCGCGGCGGGCCATATTCCACGATCCGCCCGCCGTCCATGAACGCAACCGCGTTGCCGACTTCCCGCGCGAAGCCCATTTCGTGCGTGACCACGACCATCGTCATGCCGTCGGCCGCAAGGGCGCGCATCACGTCGAGGACCTCGCCGACCAGCTCCGGGTCGAGTGCCGAGGTCGGCTCGTCGAACAGCATCAGCTTCGGGCGCATCGCGAGCGCGCGGGCGATGGCCACGCGCTGCTTCTGGCCACCCGAGAGCTCACGCGGATAGGCCGAAACCTTGCTGTCGAGCCCCACCCGCTCCAGCAGGGTCCGGGCGCGCTCGACAGCGTCCTGCCGGCGCTCGCCCTTCACGTGGATCGGTGCCTCGATGATGTTCTCCAGCACCGTCATGTGGCTGAACAGCGCGAAGTTCTGGAACACCATGCCGATCTCCGCGCGCTTCGCGGCGACTTCGGCGTCCTTGAGTTCGTAGAGCTTGTTGCCTTCGCGGCGATAGCCGATCAGCTCGCCGTCGACATAGAGCGCGCCGGAATCGATCTTCTCCAGGTGATTGATGCACCTGAGAAAGGTCGACTTGCCCGAACCGGACGGCCCGATCAGGCACACCACCTCGCCGCGCGCGACGCTGAGATCGATGCCCTTGAGCACCTCCACGGCGCCGTAGCGCTTGGAAACCTTCTCGGCAAGGATGAGGGGCTGCTGCATATCGGAGTGGTCCAGATCTGATCGGTTTCCGTCGCGGCCCCGCAGCCAGCGACGTGGAGGCCGCCGGCCGGGAGCGACATCCGGCCAGCGGGCAGCGACAGAGCGCCTTCCGATCGGATGTCGATTATCCGACCGACAGAAATCGCTCCAGTTTCAATGCTTGGAGCCTATCCTCGTCCTTCAGTCCGGTTCGATCTGAAGGGGACAGGCTCCAGGCCGGCGGCCAAGGCCGCCGTGCCCGGAGCGGCGAAGGCTATCAGAAGAACTTCAGATAGCGCTTCGTCTCCCAGTCGGAAACATGCGCCATGTAGGACAGCCATTCGTCGCGCTTGTAGGCGAGCCATGCATCCGCCATGCCGTCGCCCATCACCTTGCGCGACAGCGGATCGGCCTCGAAGGCGTCGAGCGCCTCGCCGAGCGTGCGCGGCAGCTGGCGGATGCCGCGGCGGTCGAGTTCCTCCTGCGAGACCTCGTACATGTTGTTGCGGTTCGGCTCGCCCGGATCGAGGCCTTCGGCGATGCCTTCGAGCCCGGCCGCGAGCACCATCGCCGCGCCCAGATAGGGATTGCAGGCGCTGTCGGCCGAGCGCAGCTCGATGCGGCCGCCGCCGAGCGGGATGCGCACCGCATTGGTACGGTTGTTGTTGCCGTAGCAGGCGAAGATCGGCGCCCAGGTGAAGCCCGACATGCTGCCCTGCTTGACGAGCCGCTTGTAGCTGTTGACCGTCGGCGCGACGACCGCGCAGATCGCCGGCAGATGGCGCACCACGCCCGCGGTGAACTGGTAGCCGAGCTTGGACAGCCCGCAGCCGCGCGGATCGGCCTCGTCGGCGAACAGGTTGCCGCCGGTGGCGAGATCGGCGAGCGACATGTTGAAGTGCGCGCCCGAGCCGGTGCGGTTGGCGTAGGGCTTCGGCATGAAGCTCGCGAACAGGCCGTGCTTGCGGGCGATGTGGTTCGCCATCATGCGCAGGAACACGAAGCGGTCGGACATCTTCACCGCGTCGGCATAGGTGAAGTCGATCTCGAACTGGCCGAGCCCGTCCTCCTGGTCGAAGGAATAGACGTCCCAGCCGAGCCCGTTCATGGCCCCGACGAGTTCCTTCAGCCACTCCATGTTGTCGAGCACGCTCGAGGCGTCATAGCACGGCTTTGAAAGCTGGCGCGGCGACACCGGGTCGAACCCGGCATTGTCCTTCAGCACGTAGAACTCGGCTTCCATGCCGAGATTGAAGCGGAAGCCCAGTTCAGCGGCCTTCGCGGTCTGGCGCTTGAGAATGCCGCGGCTGCACGCCTCGAACGGCTCGTCCTTCAGCCACAGGTCGCTCGCGAGCCAGGCCGTCGAGGGATCCCACGGCAGGATCATGAACGAATCCGGGTCGGGATGCGCCGCGACCTCGTCGTCGCTCACCTTCTGAGGCACGCCGTCGAGCGCGGCACCGGTGAACATCTCGGAGCCGGCCAGCATGTGCTCCAGATGGGGCGCCGGCACCATCTTGGTCTTCGACACGCCGTGCATGTCGACATAGCTCGCCATCAGGTATCGAACGTCCTCGGCCGCCACGCGCGCCTTCAGGTCGTTCACCGCCGACGCGGTTTCCGGTGCCTTCATGTCCATCACAGATCTCCGTCGAGCGTCCGCCGGCGGATGGCCGGGCGGACGGCTGATTGCAGGTCGGGGGACTGGTCGTCCCAATCTTCCAGGGGGGTATGTTCGGCAAGCGCGCCGCGGACCTGGTCCGCGAGGGTTTCGATGCAGAGCGACAGGAGCTCTTCGCCGAACGCGGCATCCGCCGTGCTCGGCCGCCCGACGGTGCCGGTGCGGCTCTCCTTGTCGACGGTGTAGGAAAAGAAGCAGCAGGCCGCCCGGTTGGGCTCATCAATGGCCTGGCCGATGTCCACGAGATCCGGCTTCAGGTGCAGCATCAGCGACGTCTCGGCGTCGTTGGCGTGCCAGTTGGTGCCGCCGTCATATTCGTAGATCGCCCGGATCCCGGCCGAGATCTCCCAGATCGAGCGGAGCGCGACCCGCGTCGACGGCAGGTCCGAACGGATGTTCTCCAGCGCGCAGCGCAGCGGCGCCCAGTTGGTGACGTGGCCATTGAGGATGAGAAGGCGCGTGAACCCGGCGGCGGCGACCCAGTCCGCGATCTCCAGCACCAGCTTCGACAGCGTCTCGGGCCTGAGCGAGATGGTGCCCGGCCACTTGCGGGAATGGCCGGGCGAGCAGCCATAGCGCAGCGTCGGCAGCACCGGCACGCCGGTCGCGGCAGAAACGCCCTCCGCCACAGCTTCCGCCGAGAAGCTGTCGACCCCGCACGGCAGGTGCGGCCCATGCTGCTCGGTGGCGCCGACGGGCAGGATCGCCATGTCGATGCCGGCGTCGCGGATCGCCGCGATCCGCTCGAAGCTGCACTCCTCCCAGCGGATGGGACCGCCGTCCGGAATCGTGGAACAGCGCATCATCGCCGGCCCCGCATCGCGTTTGCGAGCGCCGGGCAAGCCTGCCTGCGCGCCGCCCGGGGGTGCACGCCGGTTTCAATCGAACGTTCGATTGAACGGATCACGCTCTCCTCCTCCATCACCGTCCTCGGACCCGGTAAGCGTCAGGAATATTCGACGACGGGATGCGGCACGTAGGGCGCTTCGAGCGCCGCTATCTCCGTCGCGTCGAGTCGGATCGACAGCGCCGCGACGGCATCCTCGAGGTGATGCGGTTTTGTCGCGCCGACGATCGGCGAGGTGACCGCCGGCTTGCCAAGGAGCCAGGCGAGCGCGGCCTGCGCCGGCGGGATGCCGCGCGCCGAGGCAACCGCGCAGACCGCGTCGATTACCGCGCGATCGGCCGTTTCCGTCGCCGCATAGAGCTTGCGGGTGTACTGGTCGGTATCGCCGCGCGGGGTGGTCTCCTGCCACGATCGCGTCAGGCGGCCGCGCGCCAGCGGGCTCCACGGGTTCATGCCGACGCCTTCCGCGACGCAGAGGCCCATCATCTCCCGCTCTTCCTCGCGGTAGAGCAGGTTCATGTGGTTCTGCATGGAAATCGGCCGCGTCCAGCCGTAGCGGTCAGCCGTGGCGATCAGCTTGCCGAACTGCCAGGCGAACATCGAGGAGGCGCCGATATAGCGCACCTTGCCCGCCCGGACGAGGTCGTCGAAGGTCTGCAGCGTCTCCTCGATCGGGGTGTGATAGTCGAACCGGTGCATCTGGTAGAGGTCGATATAGTCGGTGCCGAGCCGCTTCAGGCTCGCCTCGACCTCGGTCATGATCGCCTTGCGCGACAGCCCGCCCGCGAGCGGCCCGGGCGTGACGGGGAAGAACACCTTGGTGGCGATCACGACATCCTCGCGCCGGGCGAAGTCCTTGAGCGCGCGGCCGAGCACTTCCTCGCTGGCGCCGCCGGAATAGGAATTGGCGGTGTCGAAGAAATTGATGCCGAGTTCGATCGCCTTGCGGATGAAGGGCCGGCTCGCCTCTTCGTCGAGCGTCCAGGGATGCGACCCCCGTTCCGGCGGCGCGTAGGTCATGCAGCCGAGGCAGAGGCGGGAGACCTTGAGGCCACTGCGGCCGAGGGTGGTATAATCCATGGGAGAAGGCTTTCGCTGAAGACTGGAGGGCCGGCGGCGGGTGTGGCCGCCGCCGATCTGGTGCGGTTGCGCGCGCTCAGGCCGCGATGCGGCGCCGGACATAGTCCGACAGCTGCCAGACGGCGCTTTCGAGATGGCTGAGGCGGCCGACCTGCGCGTAGGTCGAGGTGGCGCCGTATTGCTGCATGGAGTTCACCTCCAGATCCTCGTCGGCGATGCGCTGGCCGATCGCCTTCATCCGCGCGGCGATCTCCGCCAGGTTCGGCAGTTCCAGCGCCTCGGGCTGGACGAGGACATGGCGGACCCAGGTGGTGCGGTTCGCCGACACCGGGATCAGCGTCGTCCAGTGGATGCGGTCGGCATGGGTGCCGATCAGGTTGAAGGGATAGATCAGGTAGAGGCCGCTATCGCGCCGCACCTCGTCGGGAAGATCGGGGAACGGCGGCAGGCCGGACTGCATGTTGGTCTCGGTCGGCAGGTCCGGGCGCAGCGGCTGATGGCTCGCGGTCCAGGCCTCGTGGCTATCCTCGCCATAGGAAAGGCCGCCGGGGTGCTTGTCCTGCAGCGTCTTCGCGTGGGCGCCGATGTGGTGATAGCTCTCCATGAAGGTCTCGACCGCGATCTTCCAGTTGAATTCGCAGGTGAATTCCATGGAATACGCGACGATCAGGTCCTTCAGCCGGAAACCCTTCATGCGCTCGGCGAAGGAGGCCAGACGCGGTGCCAGCGACGGCGTCTCGTCGGAGAAGCAGATATAGATCGTGCCCTCCACCACCTCGCTGCGGATGTGCGGGAGGGTGCAGCGCTTCGGATCGAAGCCCTCTGCCTTCTCCATGTGCGGGGCGACCACCAGCTTGCCGTCGAGGCCGTAGCCCCAGCGATGGAACGGGCAGGAAAACAGCTTGGTGTTGCCCTTGCCCTGGGCCACCGGCGCCCAGCGATGCAGGCAGACGCGGGACATCACCCGCACTTCGCCGTCCTTGCCGCGCACGGCGACCAGGAGTTCGCCCATGATGTCGAAGGTGAAGTAGTCGCCGACATTCGGGATCTGGCCGGTGTGACCGATCGGAAGCCAGTCGCGCCGGAAGATCTTCTCCTTCTCCAGTTCGAAGAACGCGGGAGAGGTATAGGCCTCGGGCGGCAGGGTTTCGGAATTGTACAGGTCACGGCCGCTGCCCGCGGCGACGGCAGCAAGCAGATCGTCGAGGTCGCCGGGCGGGGTGTTGTGTCCGAGAGCGATGGGTTCCATCTGTCTTTGCCTCTGTCGGTTTTCCGTCTCGGACAGGCCGCGAGACGGCTGGATAAGGATTTGGAATTCAGACGGCCGCCGCGCGGGCAGCAGCGGGCAGCCCGTCCATCGGCTTTCCAATGAGATCGAGCGGTCCGAGGGCGCGTTCGACCAGCGGCAGCACCTCGGCACCGAAGCGCTCGAGGGAGCGGCGCGCGCGTGCGATCGGCATGTCGCCGAACTGGAAGAAGGCGTTGTAGTGCACAGGGCCGATGCGGCGGATCTCGTCGACCAGCCGCTCGGCGACCTGGTGCGGATCGCCGATCAGGAGGTTATCGCGGATCGTCTCCAGCGACGGTTCGCCGGGAATGGGCAGCGCCTCGGCGAAGGCGCCGTCGAGCACGACGTGCGGGCTGCGGAAGGCGGCGACGAGGCGGCCGACATAGCGGGCGCGCTCGGCCGCCTCCAGGGCTTCCTGCGGGCTGTCGGTGACGTGGATATATTGCTGCACGGCGACCGGCATGTCGGCGCCGAGCCCGGCCTCGCTCCAGCGTGCCCGCGCACCGGCGACCATGTCGAGCAGGGCGGCCGTACCGCGGAAGCCGGCGGTCAGGAACGGCGTCGCGTTGTGGCGGGCGAGACGGGAGAGGATGCGCGGGTCCATCGACGTGACGTAGAGGTCGGGCATCGCGGCCTTGCGGGTGCGCAGCAGGACGACCGATTCCGGCACCGTGACATAACGGCCGGAGAACTGGGCGCGGCCCTCCGTGAGGATCTGCTCCAGCACGCTCCAGTATTCGAAGAAGATCTCGTTCTTCTCCGCGACGTTCATGCCGAAGCGTTCGAACTCGTAGGCCTGGTAGCCCGTGCCGACGCCGAGCACGAAGCGGCCGTCGCTCATCTGGTCGACGAGCGCGATCTCCTGGGCGACGCGCATCGGGTGGTAGAGCGGCAGCACCACGACGGCCGCGCCGAGCTTGATGCGGCGGGTGGTGCCGGCCATGTGGGCGGCGAACATCAGCGGCGAGACGCTGATCGAATAGTTGGTGAAATGGTGCTCCGCGAACCACGCGGTCTCGAAACCGATGTCCTCCGCGAGGCCGACGAGCGAGCGCATGTCGGACAGAAGGCCGGGCAGGCCGCCGGGATTGTCCCGGTAGGTCATCAGGTTGAACAGGCCGAATTTCATCTCGAAACGCTCCTCGGCCGGGCAAAGGCCCGCCGGTCCCGCGCCCTCGGGCGCCGGTGCAGGGAAGTGAGGGGGCGAAGAGGCCGCGGGATCGTCGCGGCCCGGGTTCAAGGCGCGCCGGTCATCTCAGCGTCTTCCAGAACAGGAAGCCGGCGCTCGGGGCCGTGTCCCGGTTGCTGCGCTGGAAGTGCCGCTCGATGCGCATCTGGATCAGCGACAGCACGCTGGTGGCGATGAGGTACCAGAAGCAGGCCACCAGCAGCAGCGGAATGGTCTCGTAGGTGCGCGAGTAGATCGACTGCGCCGAATAGAGGAGATCGTAGAGCGCGATGACGCTGACGAGCGAGGTCGTCTTCAGCATGCCGATGGTTTCGTTGCCGGTCGGCGGCACGATGAACTGCATCGCCTGCGGAAGGATGATGCGGCGCATGGAAAGCCGCGAGCGCATCCCGAGCGCGCGGGCCGCATCGTGCTGCTCGGCGTGGACGGACTGGATGCCCGCGCGCACGATCTCCGCCATGTAGGCGCCCTCGTTGAGGCCGAGGCCGAGGATCGCGGCGGTGACCGGCGTGATCAGGTCATTGACCGAGCCCTCGAAAAACACCGGGCCGAACGGAATACCGATGACATAGGTCGGGAACAGCGCGGCTAGGTTGTACCAGAAGATCAGCTGCACCAGGACCGGCGTGCCGCGGAAGAACCAGACATAGAGCCGGCTGGCGCGCGACAGCGTCGCGGATTGTGAAAGGCGCATGATCGCGAGCGCCGTGCCGAGCACGAAGCCCACCGCCATCGTCACCGCCGTCAGCCAGAGCGTCAGGAACAGGCCCTGCAGGATCTGGGCGGTGAAAAGATAGTGTGCGAACACATCCCACTGGAAGCGCGGATTGAACGCCACCAGATGCACGCACGCCGCCACGGCGAGCACGATGAGGACCGGCGTCACCCACCGCCACGGGCTGCGCACCGGCACGACGACGAGTTCGCTGTGCTGCGGCATGGCGTTTCTGGTCCGCGCGGCTGGCAGATCGGCATCGGTTGCGATTGCTGACATGTGTTCGCTCTCTCGCATCGTCGTGTGGGACGGCCACGGGTCGGGCATCGTCGCGGCGATCTCTGCGGCCGGAGCCGTCGCGCGCGGGGTTGCCTTCCGGGGATGGCAGGCCGGCCGCGATGGCCGGCCCACCGTGTCGCCCGAGCCTGTCAGGGCTTGGGGGTCTCGATCGGACGAGTGGACGCAAGATTGATGCCGGGCTCGTCGAGCTTCAGCAGATGCAAATTCCACTTGTCGACGATCTTGTCGTACACGCCTTCCGCGTAGACGGCCTTCAGCGCGGCGAACAGCGCATCGGCGAGCTGGGTGTTCGACTTCTCGACGATGGCGCCGAGATAGATCTTCGGCAGCAGCGGGCTCTCGATCACCTTGATCGGCTGCGTCGCCTTCTTCTGGATGTCGTCCACGGCCGCCGCATCGCTGAGGGCGAAGTCGATGCGCCCGGCATAGAGCGCGAGCAGGACCTGCGACGCCGACGGGAACTCGGACACCTCGATCGGCGGCTTGCCGTTGGCGACGCAGTGCTTGGAGAAGATGTCGCGCACCATGTCGCCGAAATCGATGCCGACCTGCACCGCGGTCTTCAGCCCGCACAGGGTCAGCGGATCCTCGGTGATGGTCTTGTTGGCCTCCGGCGCGTAGATCGCGGCCGCGCCATACCAGAAATCGATGAAGGTGACGGTCTTCTCACGCTCCAGCCGATCGGAGAGACAGGCGAAGGACGCGTTGTAGCGGCCGCTCTGCACGCCCGGGATGATGCCGGAGAAGTCGATCGACGACGGCTTCACCTTGATGCCGAGCTTCTGGGCCATCGCGTTCCAGACATCCGGCTCGAAGCCGATGATGGTCTTGCCGTCCTCGGCGAAATATTCGCAGGGCGGATAATGCGCGTCCGTGGCGACCGTCAGCTCGCCGCTCTTCTTGATCGCCTCCGGCAGCATCTCATGGAGCGCCGGGTCCATTTTAAGCGTGGGGATATCGGTCTCCGCACGGGCGGAGCCGGCCGCCAGCGGCGCGAGGCCGGCCAGCAGGAAGAGCATCTGACACAGTCGTTTCAGGCGCATCGGGGGTGAACTCCCGTTTCTGGATGAATGGTCGCGCCACAGCGCTCTGGCGGCGCCGATGGAGCACGATAACCTCGGTGCGAAGGTGCGCCGTCAGTTTTGCAAGCCACATGCCAAACCGATTTTTCAAGCGAACGTTCAATTAATTCGACGCGCATGTGCTGTGCGACTGAGGTCCCCGCGATTCTGCCGCTGAAATGCGCATTGGAATGGTTACATTTTCCGCGCGCCCGCACCGAAGACCGCCGCTGGGTTGCTCATTGCCGTGAGCACAGCCAAAGCTGTGCGCGACGCGGCCTCTTTCCGGGTGTGGCGGGGCGTGGCCCAGATCTAGAAAAATAGGACTATAAATCAAGATGATATTCGACCTATTCGACCAAGTTGTCGCAGGCGTTCCGGAGGGATATGCCGCTTCGTTGATCGTGGACAAAAAGTGCGCAGTTTGAAGGCATTCAAAGGCGGCAATGGCCCGGACGTCCTGAGCTTCATGCGTCCGGCTTGACGCGCTTTGGCGGCGGGACCTATCCTCATCATTAGATCGAACATTCAATTACATTTCGGATCCGCGCCTGCCCCAGGGAAAGGCTGACCATGTCCGTATTCAGTGACACCACATCGCTGATCGAAGGCCCCGCGGCCCGGCTTCCGACGGCCGCGGAAATCGCGGATTTCCGCCGGGACGGCGCGGTCTGCCTGAAAGGCGCCCTCTCCCCGGACTGGATCGCGACGATCGAGGCCGCGATCGCCGCGGTGCTCGACAGTCCAGGCGACAGCGCGAAATTCGCCGACGCACGCCGCGGGTTCTTTCAGGACGCCAACAACTGGCGCCGCATCCCGGCGCTGTCCGAGTTCGTGTGGCGCTCGCCGGCCGCCGGGATCGCCGCGGCCCTGCTCGGCTCCCGCAAGATCAACTTCCTTCAGGACCACATCCTCGTGAAGGAGCCGAACACCGACAAGGCCACCCTCTGGCACCAGGACCAGCCCTACAGCCCCATCGACGGCCGGGATTTCCTGACGATGTGGATCGCGGTCGACCCGGTTCCGCTCGAGCGTAGCCTGCGCTTCGTCCGCGGCTCCCACGCGGCCGGCCGCTGGTACC
The genomic region above belongs to Pseudoxanthobacter soli DSM 19599 and contains:
- a CDS encoding winged helix-turn-helix transcriptional regulator translates to MARIRHSSLDCSPGCPVEGTLQLIDGKWKGVVLFHLLAGPMRFNELRRQLKHCTQRTLTNQLRELEANGLIHREIYPEVPPRVEYSLTPRGRTLEPVILALKAWGEEHVIDPASQAA
- a CDS encoding amino acid ABC transporter ATP-binding protein, encoding MQQPLILAEKVSKRYGAVEVLKGIDLSVARGEVVCLIGPSGSGKSTFLRCINHLEKIDSGALYVDGELIGYRREGNKLYELKDAEVAAKRAEIGMVFQNFALFSHMTVLENIIEAPIHVKGERRQDAVERARTLLERVGLDSKVSAYPRELSGGQKQRVAIARALAMRPKLMLFDEPTSALDPELVGEVLDVMRALAADGMTMVVVTHEMGFAREVGNAVAFMDGGRIVEYGPPRAIFENPQQARTQAFLSKVL
- the glnT gene encoding type III glutamate--ammonia ligase; this encodes MDMKAPETASAVNDLKARVAAEDVRYLMASYVDMHGVSKTKMVPAPHLEHMLAGSEMFTGAALDGVPQKVSDDEVAAHPDPDSFMILPWDPSTAWLASDLWLKDEPFEACSRGILKRQTAKAAELGFRFNLGMEAEFYVLKDNAGFDPVSPRQLSKPCYDASSVLDNMEWLKELVGAMNGLGWDVYSFDQEDGLGQFEIDFTYADAVKMSDRFVFLRMMANHIARKHGLFASFMPKPYANRTGSGAHFNMSLADLATGGNLFADEADPRGCGLSKLGYQFTAGVVRHLPAICAVVAPTVNSYKRLVKQGSMSGFTWAPIFACYGNNNRTNAVRIPLGGGRIELRSADSACNPYLGAAMVLAAGLEGIAEGLDPGEPNRNNMYEVSQEELDRRGIRQLPRTLGEALDAFEADPLSRKVMGDGMADAWLAYKRDEWLSYMAHVSDWETKRYLKFF
- a CDS encoding creatininase family protein produces the protein MRCSTIPDGGPIRWEECSFERIAAIRDAGIDMAILPVGATEQHGPHLPCGVDSFSAEAVAEGVSAATGVPVLPTLRYGCSPGHSRKWPGTISLRPETLSKLVLEIADWVAAAGFTRLLILNGHVTNWAPLRCALENIRSDLPSTRVALRSIWEISAGIRAIYEYDGGTNWHANDAETSLMLHLKPDLVDIGQAIDEPNRAACCFFSYTVDKESRTGTVGRPSTADAAFGEELLSLCIETLADQVRGALAEHTPLEDWDDQSPDLQSAVRPAIRRRTLDGDL
- a CDS encoding aldo/keto reductase, whose amino-acid sequence is MDYTTLGRSGLKVSRLCLGCMTYAPPERGSHPWTLDEEASRPFIRKAIELGINFFDTANSYSGGASEEVLGRALKDFARREDVVIATKVFFPVTPGPLAGGLSRKAIMTEVEASLKRLGTDYIDLYQMHRFDYHTPIEETLQTFDDLVRAGKVRYIGASSMFAWQFGKLIATADRYGWTRPISMQNHMNLLYREEEREMMGLCVAEGVGMNPWSPLARGRLTRSWQETTPRGDTDQYTRKLYAATETADRAVIDAVCAVASARGIPPAQAALAWLLGKPAVTSPIVGATKPHHLEDAVAALSIRLDATEIAALEAPYVPHPVVEYS
- a CDS encoding aromatic ring-hydroxylating oxygenase subunit alpha, with translation MEPIALGHNTPPGDLDDLLAAVAAGSGRDLYNSETLPPEAYTSPAFFELEKEKIFRRDWLPIGHTGQIPNVGDYFTFDIMGELLVAVRGKDGEVRVMSRVCLHRWAPVAQGKGNTKLFSCPFHRWGYGLDGKLVVAPHMEKAEGFDPKRCTLPHIRSEVVEGTIYICFSDETPSLAPRLASFAERMKGFRLKDLIVAYSMEFTCEFNWKIAVETFMESYHHIGAHAKTLQDKHPGGLSYGEDSHEAWTASHQPLRPDLPTETNMQSGLPPFPDLPDEVRRDSGLYLIYPFNLIGTHADRIHWTTLIPVSANRTTWVRHVLVQPEALELPNLAEIAARMKAIGQRIADEDLEVNSMQQYGATSTYAQVGRLSHLESAVWQLSDYVRRRIAA
- a CDS encoding LLM class flavin-dependent oxidoreductase, yielding MKFGLFNLMTYRDNPGGLPGLLSDMRSLVGLAEDIGFETAWFAEHHFTNYSISVSPLMFAAHMAGTTRRIKLGAAVVVLPLYHPMRVAQEIALVDQMSDGRFVLGVGTGYQAYEFERFGMNVAEKNEIFFEYWSVLEQILTEGRAQFSGRYVTVPESVVLLRTRKAAMPDLYVTSMDPRILSRLARHNATPFLTAGFRGTAALLDMVAGARARWSEAGLGADMPVAVQQYIHVTDSPQEALEAAERARYVGRLVAAFRSPHVVLDGAFAEALPIPGEPSLETIRDNLLIGDPHQVAERLVDEIRRIGPVHYNAFFQFGDMPIARARRSLERFGAEVLPLVERALGPLDLIGKPMDGLPAAARAAAV
- a CDS encoding amino acid ABC transporter permease, translated to MSAIATDADLPAARTRNAMPQHSELVVVPVRSPWRWVTPVLIVLAVAACVHLVAFNPRFQWDVFAHYLFTAQILQGLFLTLWLTAVTMAVGFVLGTALAIMRLSQSATLSRASRLYVWFFRGTPVLVQLIFWYNLAALFPTYVIGIPFGPVFFEGSVNDLITPVTAAILGLGLNEGAYMAEIVRAGIQSVHAEQHDAARALGMRSRLSMRRIILPQAMQFIVPPTGNETIGMLKTTSLVSVIALYDLLYSAQSIYSRTYETIPLLLVACFWYLIATSVLSLIQMRIERHFQRSNRDTAPSAGFLFWKTLR
- a CDS encoding ABC transporter substrate-binding protein — translated: MLFLLAGLAPLAAGSARAETDIPTLKMDPALHEMLPEAIKKSGELTVATDAHYPPCEYFAEDGKTIIGFEPDVWNAMAQKLGIKVKPSSIDFSGIIPGVQSGRYNASFACLSDRLEREKTVTFIDFWYGAAAIYAPEANKTITEDPLTLCGLKTAVQVGIDFGDMVRDIFSKHCVANGKPPIEVSEFPSASQVLLALYAGRIDFALSDAAAVDDIQKKATQPIKVIESPLLPKIYLGAIVEKSNTQLADALFAALKAVYAEGVYDKIVDKWNLHLLKLDEPGINLASTRPIETPKP
- a CDS encoding phytanoyl-CoA dioxygenase family protein produces the protein MSVFSDTTSLIEGPAARLPTAAEIADFRRDGAVCLKGALSPDWIATIEAAIAAVLDSPGDSAKFADARRGFFQDANNWRRIPALSEFVWRSPAAGIAAALLGSRKINFLQDHILVKEPNTDKATLWHQDQPYSPIDGRDFLTMWIAVDPVPLERSLRFVRGSHAAGRWYRPRHFATGALREGDDPAWDLLPDIDADPAAFPILSWAVEPGDIVAFHGLTLHGAEGNSSSSARRRVLSARWTGDDARFMRRGGPMSPPPLEDAPPDGAPVDCPSFPVVLAS